The DNA region GGAGGTTGGACAGCGGCGAGAGGAACTGGTGCAGCAGGTAGCCGTGGGCGGCATGGATCTCCAGGACCTGGAACCCGGCCTGCACGGCGCGTCGCGCGGCCGCCGCGAAGTCCTCGACGACGGCGTCGATCGCGGCGGTGTCCATGGCGTGCGGGGCGGCGAACCCGTCGAACGCGATCGCCGAGGGCGCCACGGTCGGCCAGCCGCCGGCATCGTGCGGCACCGAGCCGCGGTGGCCCGACAGCGGGGACCAGGTCGAGGCCTTCCGCCCGGCGTGGGCGAGCTGCACCCCGGCGAGGGCTCCGCGGGCCCGGATCGCGGAGACGATCGGAGCCCACGCGTCGCGCTGCGCGTCGTTCCACAGCCCGGTGTCATCGGGCGAGATGCGTCCCTCGGCCGAGACAGCGGTGGCCTCGGCCATGACGATGCCGGCCCCGCCGGAGGCGAACTGGGCCAGATGGGTGTGATGCCACTCCTGCGGTACTCCCGCGACGGCGCTGTACTGGCACATCGGCGCGACCCACAGGCGGTTGCGGGCGGTGAGACCGCGCAGGGGCAGGGGGGAGAAGAGCAGGCTCATCGAGGAACTCCAACGCGGGTAGGGTGTGGGCATGTCCGGTGCCGACGTGTTTCGTTCCGGCACGGCAGGTGCCGACGTGTCTCGTTCGGCGACGTCCGGATCCGGGGCGTCCCACTCGAGCATGGTCCATCCGTGGACGGTGCAGGACACCGCCGTCGTGCTACGGAGACCAACCGTTGACGATGACAAGTATTCCCGCGGCGTCCTGGGCGTGCGCACCGGATCCGACGCCTATCCCGGCGCGGCCGTGCTCGGTGTCGAGGCCGCGTGGCGCACCGGCCTGGGCATGGTGCGCTACCTCGGGCCGGCCGTGCCCACCTCGCTCGTGCTGCAGCGGCGTCCCGAGACCGTCACCGCCGACGGACGCGTCCAGGCATGGCTGATCGGATCCGGTACGGATGCGGCGGTCAGATCGGATGCCGAGACGGAGGCGCTGCGCGGCATCCTCTCCTCGTCGCTGCCCGTGATCGCCGACGCCGGTGCCCTGGATCTGGTGCCCGGCGCGACGGGTCCGCTGATCGTGACCCCGCACGCCCGGGAGCATGCGCGTCTGCGCGCGGCGCTGCGCCTGTCCGAGGTCGCTCCGGCGGATGAGGGCGCACGCGCCGAGGCCGCCGCGGAGACGGCCGGGGCGCTGGGGGCCACGGTGGTCCTGAAGGGTGCGGTCACGATCGTGGCCGCACCGGGCGGGTCTGTCACAGCAGTCTCGGCCGGCACGCCGTGGCTTTCCACCGCGGGTACCGGCGACGTCCTGGCCGGCGCCATCGGCGCGCTCGTGGCCGGCGCGCGATCCGCCGACGATCTCAGCGCACTCGCGGCGGCCGCAGTGTGGCTGCACGGCCGCGCGGCGACCTTGGCCGCCGACGATCTGGGCCCGCTGGGCGGGCCGGTCACCGCGATGGATGTCGCGGCGGCTCTGCCGCGCGCGGTGGCGGAGGCGCTGTCGGCACCCTGAGCGCCGACGTGCGGAACCGGCCGAGCCGGAACCGGCCGAGCCGGAACCGGCCGGGGAGTGCTGCGCACGCCCGCCTAGAATCGACAGGTGTCGAGACGCGCGGTGCTGTGGATCGGGTTCGCGATCGTCCATCTCGTCGTCGGCGTCCTCGGCTTCGTCCTCCCCGGCCAGGCGATGGGCGATGTGACCAACGTGTACGGCCCGTGGTCCGCTGCCGCGATGGAGGGCCGGGGGATCGTCGGGATCACCGAGGCCTGGGTCTACCCGCAGCTCGCGCTGGTGCCGATGTTCCTCGCGCAGGGGTTCACGTGGGTCGCGGGCTACGAGGTCGCGTGGGCGATCCTGGTCACGATCTGCGACACGCTGGCCTTCGCTCTGCTGGTGGGCAACGGCCGCGCCCGCGGAAGGATCGCGGGGGCATGGTTCTGGCTGGCGTTCATCCTGCTCCTCGGCCCCGTCGGCATGTACCGGCTCGAGGGGGTGACCGTCGCACTGTCCGTGACGGGCTGCCTCTGGCTGATCCGGCGTCCCTGGCTCGCGTCGATCCTGCTGGCGGTCGCGACGTGGATCAAGGTCTGGCCGGCTGCGCTGCTGGTCGCGGCGCTGATCGCCGTCCGGCAGCGCCTCGCCGTCATCGGCGGGGCGCTGATCGTGTCCGCCGCCACCCTGATCGCCGTGGTCGCGTCCGGAGGCGGACGCTACGTGTTCGGCTTCATCACCGGCCAGACCGACCGCGGACTGCAGCTCGAGGCGCCGGTCAGCGCCTACTACCTGTGGCGCGCGGTGCTGGGCATCCCTGGCTCGTTCATCTACTACGACCGCGACCTGCTCACCTTCCAGGTGGCCGGTCCGCACGTCGAGGCGGTGATCGCCGTGATGACGCCGCTGCTGATGATCGCCGTGCTCGGCGTGGCGGCGCTGGGCGCGTACAAGGCCTGGCGCGGCGCATCCTTCCTCAGACTGTTCCCGCCCCTGGCGCTGTCCCTCGTCCTGGCGTTCGTCGTGTTCAACAAGGTCGGATCGCCGCAGTACATCGCGTGGATCATCGCGCCGCTGGTGATCGGCCTGGTCGTGGACCGCGGTCGCTGGTGGGCCCCCGCCTGGCTCGGCCTGGGCATCGCCTTGCTGACCCAGCTGGTCTATCCGGTGATGTACTGGGCTCTGCTGAACGCCGGCGCGATCCCGACCGCGGTCCTGACCCTTCGCAACGCGCTCCTGGTCGTGCTCCTGGTGTGGATGACCGTCCGCCTCGCGCGCGTTCCCGAGCGCGCCCGCGCTCGTCTGCCCCTCGCCGTCCCGCTCGCCTGATCCGGAGGTCCTCATGCTCGTCGCCTTCTCCGTCGCTCCCAGCGGCGCACCCTCGGTCGCCCCGCGTGGCTCCGCTGAGCCGACCGGCCCCGCGCCCGCAGACGCCTCGGTCCACGACGCCGTGGCCGCGGCCGTCCGGATCGTGCGCGAGTCGGGACTGCCGCACCGGACCACCTCGATGTTCACAGAGCTCGAGGGGGAGTGGGACGAGGTCTTCGACGTGGTCAAACGTGCCACCGAGGCGGTGCTGCCGTTCGGTTCGCGTGTCTCGCTGGTGTTGAAAGCGGACATCCGTCCCGGCTTCAGCGGAGAGATCGACGGCAAGATCGAGCGTCTGGAACGCGCACTGGACACACCCGGGGACAGCGACGTCGAAGCGGTCTGACGCTCAGCGCACCGCACGTCCGCAGCCGCAGCCGCACGATCGATCGCCCTAGGCTGGTCGGATGCCAGAGCCGACATCCTCCGACCGCGCCGTCCAGGCCCTGGAGGACGTGACCGCGGACACGCGTCCGCGGCTGCCCGGTGACGGAACCGATCCGCACGTCCCGGTCGCCGCGACCGTGGTGATCGTCCGGGATCGGCCGGCCGGACCCGAGATCCTGATGATCGAGCGACCCGACCGCGGCTCGTTCGCCGGGGCGTGGGTCTTCCCGGGCGGCAAGCTGGAGGACGCCGATCGAGCGGCTGCGCACGCTCTGCCGAGCCGCCCCACTGCGTGGCGCCCGCGGCCGGTCGCGGACGAGGGCACCCTGCGCGCCACGGCGGACGAACTGGCCGCCGCCCATCATGCCGGCGCGCGGGAGACCGAGGAGGAGACCGGCCTGCGGGTGGATGCCGCGTCCCTCGTGGCCCTGTCCTGCTGGGATCCGCCGCCGGGGATCGCGCTGCGCATCAGGACATGGTTCTTCCTCGCCCTCGATCCCGGGGGTGCACTCACCCTGGCACCGGACGAGGTCGCGAACGCCCGGTGGGTTCAGCCGGCCGAGATGCTGGACCGCCACGGCCGCGGAGAGGTGACGCTGTACCCGCCGACGTGGGTGACGCTGTACGAACTGGCAGCGCAGCCGGATGCGGCCGCCATGCTCGGGATGGCCCGGATGAGCGGCATCCGCCGATTCGAGACCGTCGCGCGACGCGGTGGCGAGGGCCCCATGCTGCTCTGGCAGGGCGACGCGGCCTACCACGACGCAATGGGCGACGCGCCATCCCGGCACCGTCTGGAGATGGCCGCGCTGCCCTGGATCTACACGCGCACCGACTGATCCGGGTCAGCGGGCGGGTGACTCCAGCAGTCGCCGCAGGTGCGCGCCGACGGCGGTCGACTCGATCAGGAACCCGTCGTGCCCGAAGTCGCTGGCCAGCACCACCGCGCCGTCCCCCAGAGTCCTCCGCACGTTCCGGGCGATCCGGTGCTGACCGTCGACCGGGAAGAGACGGTCGCTGTCGATCCCGAGGACCAGGGTGCGCGCCGTGATCCGACCCAGAGCCTCCTCGACTCCGCCGCGGTCACGCCCCACATCGTGCGAGTTCATCGCCTCGACCAGCGTGATGTAACTGTTCGCGTCGAACCTGCGGGTGAAGCGGTTGCCGTGGAAATCCAGGTACGACGCGACGGCGAACCGTCCGCCGTGCCCGAGCGGACTGACTCCGGACTGCCATGACCGCTGGAAGCGCTGGTTCAGCTCGGTGGGGGAGCGGTAGTTCAGCAGCGCCATGCGTCTGGCCAGAGCCAGCCCCCGGTGCGGCCCGTCGCCGTCGCCGGCGTCGTAGTACTCGCCGCCCTGGAATCGAGGATCGATGTGGATCGCTTCAAGCTGCACCGAGTTCAGCGCGATCTGGTCGGCGGTGTTTACCGGTGGCGCCGAGAGGATGCCGAGGCGCTCGACCCGGTCGGGTGCGGTGATCGCCCATTCCAGGGCGTGCATCCCGCCCATCGACCCGCCCACGACACCGGCCCACACGTCGATCCCCAGTGCGTCAGCCAGGCGCACCTGTGCGGCGACCTGGTCGCGGACCGTGAGATAGGGAAAACGCGAGGCCCACTCGTAGCCGTCCGGCGCGATGCTCGACGGGCCGGTGGAGCCCTGGCAGCCGCCGAGCATGTTGGGCGCGACCACGAACCAGGTATCGGTGTCGATCGGCGCTCCCGGACCGACGATCTCGTGCCACCATCCCTCCGTGGGGTGGCCCGGCCCGGCGTCGCCGCGCACGTGGCTGTCGCCGGTCAGGGCGTGCAGGATCAGCACGGCGTTGTCGCGCGTGGGGGACAGCTCCCCCCAGGTCTCGTAGGCCAGCCGGTACGCGGGCAGCTCCTGCCCGCCCTCCGTCCGGAAGGAACCGAACCCGGCGAACCGGCGCTCGCCGACCGGATCGCCGTCGCGCCACGCCCCGGTGGCCGGTGGCCGGCCGAGCAGCATCCGTGCGTCCGCCTCCGTGATCGGCGCGCTCGGCACCGTGTCTTCGGAGGTCTGCCAGTCCATCCGCCCATTCTCCCGTGTCCGCGGGGGTCCCGATGGCGTGTTACGCGTGTCCGCCGGTGGGAGTACCGTGCTCGGCATGGATGTGATCGAATACCTGCTCGACTCCGATCCCGCGATCCGCTGGCAGGTGCTGCGGGACCTGACGGGCGCACCGGAGGACGAGGTCGCCGCCGAGCGGGCGCGTGTGGCCACCGAGGGGTGGGGAGCGCGGCTGCTGGCCGACCAGGCCGAGAACGGCCTGTGGGACGACGGGGTCTACCGGCCCGGGTGGGTCGATGAGAGCCGGCCGTTCTACGACGCGTGGACCGCCACGCATCCTTCGCTCGAGCTGCTGCGGGATTTCGGTGCCGATCCGCGGGCGCCCGAAGTGGTGGAGGCGATCACCCTGGTCCGGGAGAACGTGCGCTGGGACCATGACGGTCAGCGATACTTCGACGGCGAGGTCGAGCCGTGCGTCAACGGCGGAGCGCTTGCGAACGCCGCGTACTTCGGGCAGGACGGGTCGCGCATCGTCGAGACGCTGCTGGCCGGTCAGCTGCCCGACGGCGGGTGGAACTGCTGGGACGAGGACGGCACGAGCCGCTCGTCGTTCCACTCCACCGTCTGCGTGCTCGAGGGGCTGTGGGCGTGGGAGCAGGCGACCGGCGGATCGGATGCCGCGGCGGCAGCGCGCGCGAAGGGGGACGAGTACCTGCTGGAGCGGCGTCTGTTCCGACGCGCATCCACCGGGGAGACGATCGACCCCCGGTTCACGATGCCGTCCTTCCCGACCCGGTGGTACTACGACGTGCTGCGTGGGCTCGACTACCTCCGTCGGGCGCATTCCGAGCGCGACCCGCGCTGCGCGGAGGCCGTCGAGCTCGTCCGCGGCAAGCAGCTCCCGTTCGGGCTGTGGAAGCTGGAGCAGACCCACCAGGGTCCCACCGCGTTCGCGATGGAGGGCGAGCACGAGGGGTTCCCGAGCCGGTGGGTCACGCTGCGGGCGATGCGCGTCCTGCGATGGTGGGACGACGGC from Microbacterium sp. zg-B185 includes:
- a CDS encoding homoserine O-acetyltransferase, translating into MDWQTSEDTVPSAPITEADARMLLGRPPATGAWRDGDPVGERRFAGFGSFRTEGGQELPAYRLAYETWGELSPTRDNAVLILHALTGDSHVRGDAGPGHPTEGWWHEIVGPGAPIDTDTWFVVAPNMLGGCQGSTGPSSIAPDGYEWASRFPYLTVRDQVAAQVRLADALGIDVWAGVVGGSMGGMHALEWAITAPDRVERLGILSAPPVNTADQIALNSVQLEAIHIDPRFQGGEYYDAGDGDGPHRGLALARRMALLNYRSPTELNQRFQRSWQSGVSPLGHGGRFAVASYLDFHGNRFTRRFDANSYITLVEAMNSHDVGRDRGGVEEALGRITARTLVLGIDSDRLFPVDGQHRIARNVRRTLGDGAVVLASDFGHDGFLIESTAVGAHLRRLLESPAR
- a CDS encoding ADP/ATP-dependent (S)-NAD(P)H-hydrate dehydratase, with protein sequence MVHPWTVQDTAVVLRRPTVDDDKYSRGVLGVRTGSDAYPGAAVLGVEAAWRTGLGMVRYLGPAVPTSLVLQRRPETVTADGRVQAWLIGSGTDAAVRSDAETEALRGILSSSLPVIADAGALDLVPGATGPLIVTPHAREHARLRAALRLSEVAPADEGARAEAAAETAGALGATVVLKGAVTIVAAPGGSVTAVSAGTPWLSTAGTGDVLAGAIGALVAGARSADDLSALAAAAVWLHGRAATLAADDLGPLGGPVTAMDVAAALPRAVAEALSAP
- a CDS encoding NADH:flavin oxidoreductase/NADH oxidase — protein: MSLLFSPLPLRGLTARNRLWVAPMCQYSAVAGVPQEWHHTHLAQFASGGAGIVMAEATAVSAEGRISPDDTGLWNDAQRDAWAPIVSAIRARGALAGVQLAHAGRKASTWSPLSGHRGSVPHDAGGWPTVAPSAIAFDGFAAPHAMDTAAIDAVVEDFAAAARRAVQAGFQVLEIHAAHGYLLHQFLSPLSNLRADEYGGPLPDRARLLLRIVERVRDAAPDAPIFVRFSASDWAEGGWDVAETTTVAAWAAERGADFFDISSGGLVAHQKVLTAPGYQVGFAAHVRRGAGVPVSAVGLITDAAQAEDVLTAGDADAVMAGREWLRDPHFALRAAGELGVEIDYWPKQYLRARVA
- a CDS encoding thiamine-binding protein, whose translation is MLVAFSVAPSGAPSVAPRGSAEPTGPAPADASVHDAVAAAVRIVRESGLPHRTTSMFTELEGEWDEVFDVVKRATEAVLPFGSRVSLVLKADIRPGFSGEIDGKIERLERALDTPGDSDVEAV
- a CDS encoding NUDIX hydrolase — encoded protein: MPEPTSSDRAVQALEDVTADTRPRLPGDGTDPHVPVAATVVIVRDRPAGPEILMIERPDRGSFAGAWVFPGGKLEDADRAAAHALPSRPTAWRPRPVADEGTLRATADELAAAHHAGARETEEETGLRVDAASLVALSCWDPPPGIALRIRTWFFLALDPGGALTLAPDEVANARWVQPAEMLDRHGRGEVTLYPPTWVTLYELAAQPDAAAMLGMARMSGIRRFETVARRGGEGPMLLWQGDAAYHDAMGDAPSRHRLEMAALPWIYTRTD